A genomic segment from Anabas testudineus chromosome 6, fAnaTes1.2, whole genome shotgun sequence encodes:
- the hyal6 gene encoding hyaluronoglucosaminidase 6 → MALIGLHLPVLALWVGVGVKFQVGGDQMKPTRAPLIPHRPFVVVWNAPTESCRLRFKVDLDLSVFDIIANLNETLSGPNVTIFYHSHLGYYPYYSNSGVPINGGLPQNQSISKHLSKARSDIDKLIPHKDFRGLGVIDWENWRPQWVRNWGAKDIYRNKSKEQIRKLHPNWPESKVEKEAKESFERAGQTFMNLTLALAEGRRPDGLWGFYLFPDCYNYGYKQHPQRYTGECPNIEHIRNDHLMWLWKESTALYPSIYLDYELKSSPNTVKFVHYRVKEAMRIASISRTDYTLPVFVYSRPFYAYTFVVLSESDLVHTIGESAALGVSGVVLWGSSEYARSQRNCLTVKKYIDGPLGHYVINVTSAAKLCSKALCKKNGRCVRKSLDSGAYLHLNPRFFHIHRNPAPKGPRFHVSGHLNNHDILDMKHKFTCQCYQGWTGVYCEVPQAVHSGPPPPAQPAIPAPHPHENSLLGDVLLLLSLHFSCLCIIMFLGLCLIIKCLIL, encoded by the exons ATGGCGCTCATTGGGCTCCATCTCCCGGTGCTGGCCTTGTGGGTTGGCGTAGGAGTAAAGTTCCAAGTTGGGGGCGACCAGATGAAGCCAACCCGAGCACCACTGATCCCGCACCGGCCTTTTGTTGTAGTCTGGAATGCTCCAACAGAGTCATGTCGCCTTCGTTTCAAGGTGGACCTGGACCTAAGTGTTTTTGACATCATAGCAAACCTGAACGAAACCCTCAGTGGACCAAACGTCACAATATTCTACCACAGCCATCTAGGATACTACCCATACTACTCCAACTCCGGGGTCCCTATCAATGGTGGACTGCCACAGAACCAGAGCATCTCCAAGCACCTGAGTAAGGCCCGGTCCGACATTGACAAGCTGATTCCCCACAAGGATTTTCGAGGCCTAGGTGTTATTGACTGGGAAAACTGGAGGCCTCAATGGGTTAGGAATTGGGGAGCCAAAGACATCTACCGCAACAAGTCCAAGGAACAGATCCGGAAACTTCACCCAAATTGGCCGGAGAGCAAGGTGGAGAAGGAAGCAAAGGAAAGTTTTGAGAGGGCTGGGCAGACCTTCATGAACTTGACCTTGGCCCTGGCTGAAGGTCGCAGGCCAGATGGGCTCTGGGGCTTTTACCTGTTCCCAGACTGCTACAACTATGGGTATAAGCAGCACCCGCAGCGCTACACTGGTGAATGCCCCAACATTGAGCACATACGCAATGACCATCTGATGTGGCTCTGGAAGGAGAGTACTGCcctctatccatccatctaccTGGACTATGAGCTCAAGTCTTCCCCCAACACTGTCAAGTTTGTCCACTATAGAGTCAAGGAAGCCATGAGGATTGCATCCATTTCTCGTACGGACTATACATTGCCTGTATTTGTCTACTCAAGACCTTTCTATGCCTACACCTTTGTGGTTCTTTCagag AGTGACCTGGTTCACACCATCGGGGAGAGCGCAGCCTTGGGAGTGTCAGGTGTTGTCCTCTGGGGATCATCAGAGTACGCCCGATCACAG AGGAACTGCCTGACAGTGAAGAAGTACATCGACGGCCCTCTGGGACATTACGTCATCAACGTCACCTCAGCCGCGAAGCTGTGCAGCAAAGCACTGTGCAAGAAAAACGGCAGGTGCGTTCGAAAGAGCTTGGACTCAGGCGCTTACCTGCACCTGAACCCGCGCTTCTTTCACATTCACCGCAATCCGGCACCCAAGGGCCCCCGCTTCCATGTGAGCGGTCACCTCAACAACCACGACATCCTGGACATGAAACACAAGTTCACCTGTCAGTGTTATCAGGGTTGGACAGGCGTTTACTGCGAGGTGCCCCAGGCTGTGCATTCCGGTCCACCGCCCCCAGCTCAGCCTGCCATCCCTGCACCTCACCCCCACGAGAACAGCCTGCTGGGAGAtgtcctgctcctcctttcCCTCCATTTCTCCTGTCTGTGCATCATCATGTTCTTAGGACTCTGTCTGATTATCAAGTGTCTGATACTGTAG